GAAAGGATCACGGGTATATGAGAGAAGCCAGAATGTTTTAGTAGATCACAGGGTACTGAATTCCCAGCAGCTTATCTTCCAGGATGACAAGAGGCCTTGGGGCAGGGGGTAGGAGGTGCTCCACGTGCCGAAGCAGATTCCCTGCAGCCCGTGTGcaagaccatggtgaagcagctgtgcccctgcaggtCCAtgatggagcagagatccaccgCACCAGGAACGACttcatgctggagcaggtgaatGTACCCAGGCTGTGACCCCGTGGGAagctcatgctggagcaggctctggcAGGACCTTTGTGCCCATGGAGAGGAACCCACATGAGCAGGAATTGTGaccctgccagagcagctggttCCTGAAGGGCTGCACCTTATGCATgggacccatgctggagcagttcatgaagaactgcagcccatGAGAAGCACTCACACTGGAGAAATTAGTGAAGGAGTCTCCCATTTGAGggaccccatgctggagcaggggaagtgTGAGGAGTCCTCttctgaggaggaaggagcaacAGACATGGGATGACACTTACCACAACCTCCATTCCCCATCACCTTGTGTagctcagcagggaggaggTAGAAAATATCATGAGTGAAGCGGAAcccaggaagaagggaggagtggggggaaggtgttttatGATTTGTTTTAACTTCTCATTACCGTGCTCTTATCTATCaatacattaaattaatttctccgAGTCGAGTTTTATTTGCCTGCAACAGTAACTGATGAATGgtctctccttctccttctcaaCTCATGAGCCtttcaatgtattttctttcccctgtccagctgaagaTAGGAGTGACAGAGTGGCTTGGTGGTGATATGGGAAACGTATATGCatatgaaaattcagaattttagaaGCATATAATGTGCTTAAACAGGTGAAAGGGAGAACAGAAATATATATAGCTTATTTAGCAATTTTGTAAAAGTAGAGAAACAACTCGTACCAGAACACATGGAGTGTATATTGTTAGGTAGAAACAATTAACAGACACTAGGAATTTAGTTGCTAGGTAAAGGCCATAGAGATAAGATGTAGTGTTAAAATTCAGTAAAGCGGGACTTAGGTATTGTGAAGACCCTAAAGCAGAACTAGTTGATTAAGAAACCAGCAAGAACCAGGCTCCTGGTTTTGGCCAGGACGAACTGACCTAGGAATTAGCCAAACCTTCACTGTGCCTGCTCAGAGACAAAGGTCAAATAGCAAACACCGGGAGGAAGACTTCTTAATTCATCAGAAGACCCTTGCCCGCGACCACCGGGAGGTGTGGTACCACAGAAGACTAATATGAAGCACAAGAAGGCGGAGAATGGGCGGGGAAtgggtgggcagggaggtgtGGTTTTGTGAGCTCTATGTGTATTTAAATCTGGAACCTGCCTCAACCAGGTACGTATGTATGGTGGAAAATCCCCTATGCGtcccagctggaaataaaacataccTGCTTTACAGTTTTAATTGTAAAGTCCTTATTCTGCTACTCAGTGGCACCTGTGTCCAGCAAGGGTCACCCCCACAGCAACACAAATACAAGGGCTGAACACATGTATAgctttatttaaagaattaaataattttctatagATACGTAAATTTTTCAAAGTGTTGACACCTTAATCTATGTTCTCCAGaccctgaaaaagaaaaaaaattagcagctATAATTTGTGTCATTCTTGCCACTAATGTGCAACAGGGCATatctgaaaatgcagattttcaaaCTATATTTAATTACCATATTCTTAattagaacaaaattaaaatgcacatCCCTGAGGCAGGCCAGCTGCAGGCACCGAGTGAAATTTGACAGCCTCAAGAGCAACCAGTGCCCCCTAAGTGGCCGTCCCAGAGCTCGGGGATGGGGAGCAGTGACTGGGTCCCGCTTCCCCTCGGCGGTACCTGCCCAGCGCCTCCAAACCTGCCTTGGGCCATAGTGCTTGTTGACACCCGACAGCCGCCGGTCCTTTCCATCAGAGTCCACTCGTAGGATAGCGGGCGATCCTCtctcctgcaggcacagaacTGCCTGTTAAGGCCTCGGGCAGGGCTCCCGAGGGAAGGCGGGGTAAGGGGTAAGGGGAGCCCCGGGAGGGAAGGGATCCCAGAGGATGCAGGGACGTGGGGATAAGGGCGGCTCCGGTGGGGAAGCGGGGCCCCAGGGTCCCCAGATCTCGGGACCTGTCGCCCCCCCCGCACTGACCTTGCCGCCGTGGCACAAGCGGTGCATGAAGACGGTGGCGATGCCGGGGATGCTGAGGCAGACGCCCATGATGGCCATGCCGGGCAGGATCTCGTACCACATCCCGCCGGTGCCGGTGCTGGTATCGGTGCCGCTGCCCCTCCGCCGACTGCCGGGGCACTCCCGGCCTGCCCCGCCTCTTCCCGGCCTGCCCCGCGCCCCGTCACAGCCGAGCAGGACCGAGCGGGCAGCGGAAGTGATAGCGCTGCCGGGGAACAGTCCCTTGGCAAGAATGAGGCTATGCCCGCGGCCCGATATCGCTCTCGGTCCAGTCCCGGTCGCTGACCCCACCGGGATCAGCAGTGGCGGGCGCTGTGCACGCTGGGAGTGGTAGTCCGGCGGAGGCAGCAGCCCTTTAAGGCACAGTCTCGCGAGAGGTGGTGGTTACTGGGTGCgcgcggcgctgcccgggcccGGAGTCAGGACCGGGATCAGGATGAAGGAGGACAAGGAGAACGCCAGGCCCAAGGAGCGGCGCGGGTCTCCGCTGGGCCGGGGATTCTACTGGCCACGGGGTCAGGCACGGGCCCCGCCGCCGGTACGGACGGCAGAGCCGGCGCCGAGCTTGATCGCCTGGAGCGGCCCAAGGATAAGAGGAAACGCTCAAGGTGAGGCCTGCGCGCCGCCGGGAACGGCGCCCTCCCCGGTAACGGGAGGCACCCTCTGTAACGGGACCTTTCCCGGTAACGGGCCGCTTGCGGGCCCTCCTGGGAGGGGACGTGTCGGGGGAGGCGCGGTAATCCCCTGAGCCCCGTTCCTGCCGTGCCGCAGGTGGTGATCCGCCGGCTGCCGCCCAGCCTGACGAAGGAGCACTGGAGGAGCACCTGCACCCTCTGCCCGAGCACGACTACTTCGAGTTCTTCGCGAACGACTCCAGTACGGCCGCCTGCCCAGTCCGGGCGCTCCCGGGAGCCGCCGCTACCGCCAGCCGGGCCCCAGTGGCGCTGCCGTCTCGTCAACCCAGCGCTCTCggtttgtgtctctgcagctTGTACCCGCACATGTTCTCGAGAGCTTATATCAACTTCAAGAACCGGAAGACATAGTCCCTCTTCAGGATCGCTTCGATGGCTACGTTTTTGTCGATCACAAAGGCAAGTGAACGGCACTCGATGGATGCTGCGTCCCTGctgtctgtgccctgtgctggttGAGTTTTGGAGGGTGGGTGTGAGCAGCCACGTCTGACTTGTTTGGTTTAGTGCCTCAAATAACAGTTCCAGTACATGTagaaatacatacatatatagtTCTAATAACATCTAAGTCCTTTAAATGAGCTTG
This sequence is a window from Sylvia atricapilla isolate bSylAtr1 chromosome W, bSylAtr1.pri, whole genome shotgun sequence. Protein-coding genes within it:
- the LOC136373426 gene encoding LOW QUALITY PROTEIN: regulator of nonsense transcripts 3B-like (The sequence of the model RefSeq protein was modified relative to this genomic sequence to represent the inferred CDS: inserted 2 bases in 2 codons), which produces MKEDKENARPKERRGSPLGRGFYWPRGQARAPPPVRTAEPAPSLIAWSGPRIRGNAQGGDPPAAAQPDEGALEEHLHPLPEHDYFEFFANDSSTAACPVRALPGAAATASRAPVALPSRQPSALGLCLCSLYPHMFSRAYINFKNXEDIVPLQDRFDGYVFVDHKGQEYAAIVEFAPFQKAAKKKSKKKDAKTGTIEDDPEYKXFLETYSADDEKLTSTPETLWRNNQGKQELIAT